In Streptomyces pluripotens, the genomic window ACACCGCCGTCATCCTGCCGCTGCGGGACGCGGCTGCCGCCGACCTCGCCGAGCGGCTGCTCACCGCCGTGGACGACGCGCTGCTCCTGGCCCTCCCGGGGCTGGCGGAGGTCGTGATCGAGGTGAACGCCGAGGCGCCCCGCACCTTGTGGCGCCGCACCGAGGGCACCGTCACGGTCGTGGAGGACTCGCGGAACGGCGCCACCAGGTGGCGCACCGCCGTCGCGCACGGTCCGCTCACCCCTGAGCTGCTGGTCGGCCGGCCGGTGGAGGAGCGGCTGCGCCCGCACTGGTCGGTGACCTGGGCCGTGCCGGAGGACGAGGCGGGCCGCCCGGTGCGGCCCCGTACGCACTCCGTCGTGCACGCGCCCACCCCCAGCGACGAGCCCCTCGGGGTTCCCGCCCTGCTCATCGCCTCCCTCCCGCTGGACACCACCCGGCGGCACGCGGCGCCCGGACCGCTCACCGACTTCCTGGTGCAGCGTGCGGCCGATGCGTACGCCGGACTGCTGGCCGACTGGCGTCCGGTGACGGACGGGATCATCGACCTCGTGCCGGGGCCACTCGGCACGGGCGAGCTGGACGGTGCACTGCGGCAGGCGATCCTGGAGCGGCTGCCGCGTACCGCCTTCCTGCCCCCCGCCGTATCGGGCGAGGGCGGGGAAGGCGAGGAGGACGGTCTCCCGGAGGCGCTGCGGCCCAGGGACGCGGAGATCGTGGAGGGGGCCGGCGCGGACACGGTCCGGGTGCTCGCCGAGGTGCTGCCCACCCTCCTGCCCGCCGGGCTGGAGCGGCGCACCGAGCTGCGCGCCCTCGGGATCGCCCGGCTACCGCTCGCCGACGCCATCGACCGGCTGGCCGGACTGGAGAAGGACCCCGACTGGTGGTGGCGGCTCTACGACAGTCTCGCCGGGGTCGACCCCGACCGGCTCTCCGGGCTGCCGGTGCCGCTCGCGGACGACCGGACCACCATCGGACCCCGGCAGGTGCTGCTGCCCACCCCGGACGGCGCCCGCATCGACGCCGACGTCCTCGGGCGGCTCGGGCTGAAGGTCGCCCACCCGGACGCCGTACACCCGTTGCTGGAGAAGCTGGGCGCGCTGCCCGCGACCGCGCGCGCGGTGCTGACCACCCCGCAGGTGCGGGCCGCCGTGGCCGCTTCCTTGGACGAGGAGGGCGGGATCGGCTGGGAGGAGGACGCGCCGGACGCCGAGGAACTGGCGGACACCGTCCTCGGGTTGGTCCGGGACGCGGGCTTGGAACCGGGCGACGAGCCCTGGCTGGGGGCTCTCGCACTGCCCGACGAAGACGGTGAACTCGCCCCGGCCGGTGAACTCGTCCTGCCCGGAAGCGCCTTCGCGCGGGTCATCAGGGACGGCGAACTGGGCGCCGTGGACGCGGACCTGGCCGAGAAGTGGGGGGTGCAGCCGCTGACCGCCTGCGGGGTGCTGGCGGACTTCGCGTTGGTGCGCGCCACCGACGTCGTCCTCGACCCGGACGAACTCGAACCCCGGGAAGGCGACTTCGCCGAGCCCGACGACGCGGGCCTGCTGGACGCCGTGGACGTCTGGTGCGAGGACATCCTCGACCGCTTCCCGGACAGCCCGGTGCCGCCCGTCGCCACCGAACTCGTCGCCGTGCGCGATCTGGACCTGGTGGACGACGACCACTGGCCCGAGGCGCTCGCGCTGCTGGCCCGGCCGCCGCTGCGGGACGCACTGACCCAGCCGGTGCGCATCCTGTTGCACGACGGCACGCACGAGGTCGTACGCCCGTACACGGCCTGGTGGCTGCGGGGGCATCCGGTCCTCGACGGGCGTCGGCCGGCCGGTCTGCTCGCGGCGGGCGGCGACCCCTTGCTGCGCGGCCTGTACGAAGAGGCGGACGCCACCGGGTTCGAGGACGAGCAGGTGCTGCGGGCGCTCGGGGTGCGGACCTCCGTTGCCGCCCTGCTGGACGAGCCCGGCGGCGCCGCCGAACTGCTGGACCGGCTGGCCGACCCGGACCGGACCGTCACCCCAGCCCAACTGCACGGACTCTACAGCGCGTTGGCGGACCTGGACCCCGACCAGGTGACCCTTCCGGACGATCTGCGGGCCGTGGTCGACGGGCGGGCGACGGTCGTGGACGCGGCGGACGCGGTGGTCGTCGACTCGCCCGATCTCCTGCCGTTCACCTCCGGGATTCCGCTGCTGCCCGTCCGGCCGTCCCGGGCCGCCGAACTGGCCGAGCTGTTCCAGGTGCGGCGGCTGAGCGAGTCCGTCACCGGCAAGGTGGACTCCGAGGGGACCGAGCACGACGTGCCGGAACCGGTGCGGGTCCTGCTCGGGGTGCGTACGCCCGAGTCGTACGTCGAGCACGGCGAATTGGTCGTGGACGGCGTCGAGATCGACTGGCGGCTCACCGACGACGGCGTGCTGCACGCCTCCACCCTGGAGGGCGTCGCCGCCGGCCTGGCGTGGGCGGCGGGCCAGTGGCCGCGCCGGTTCGAGGTGGCCGCCCTGCTGGAGGACCCGTCCCGGACACAGGAGCTGGCGCGGGACCGCTGGTTCGACTGAGGGGGACCGGGGCGACCTGGCCGAGGGGCCGGCCGCCTGGCGTCCCGGCCGCCGGCCTTCCCGGGCGTGACGTGGGCGGGGCCGGGTGCGTTCCCCCCAACGGGAATCCGTTGGGGGGGGCAGTGCCGGCGGTCGTCCCTCGGGTACCTCCGACGCGCTGGGGCAGTTCAGCTCGTCGTGATCGAATCGGCACGACGGGTGGCCGGTGGCAAGCCACCCTCCTCGCCGCCGCCCCCTCTGGGGCCCGGCGGGACGTCTACAGCATCGCCGCCGAGCCCGGCCCGCAGCGCCTTTCCGCTCCGCACCTGCCCGGCGTGGTGGAGCACGTCGTGATCAGCGCGGGTCGGGCCCTGGTGGGTATTGCCGACGAGCCGGTGGAACTCCACCCGGGCGACTACATCTGCTATCCGGCCGACGTCCCGCCCGTCTTCCAGGCGCTGGAGCCCGCCACCCGCGCGGTGCTCGTCTCCGAACACCGGTGAGCGGCGGCCCTACCCGCGCGTCCGGCCTCGACCGTCTCGCCGGCGGCCTGCTTGACCACCCGGAGGCCCCCATCACGTTCGTGTCCAGCACGTCCGCGAATTCCTTCTCGGCCATCCGCAGCAGCGACCGGTCCCGGGTGAGGCGTTGCGCCCCGCGAAGGTTACATGATCATAAAATCTGATCTAAAGCAGGTTTGCCCTACAACCACCCTGCCGGGTTGTGGATCTGATGGCGTGAGTCGACCGACTCCACCTCACTTCTCCCTCCAGGGGAACGCACATGCGTACTCGTGCCACTGTGGCCGCCGTCTCCGGCGCCCTGGCCCTCTCCGCCTTTGCCGTACCGACGGCGCAGGCGGCCCCGTCCAGCGGTGTCCCGCACACGCTGAACGCGAGCTTCTCTTCCGTCAAGATCGCCAAGGCGATCAAGGTCGGCACCACGTACGAAGTCAGCAGGAAGTACACGTTCACGCTGACCCACGACGCCGAAGTCGACATCACCGCGAAGGACTTCTTCGCGGATGCCTACCTGTACCGGGGTTCCTTCGACGACCCGACCGCCGAGTTGGACGGCGACAGCCCGGCGACCTGTACCGCCACCTCGACGACCACCGCCACCTGCGCCGGCACGGTCGACATCTACCCGGCCGACGGCGACCTGAAGAACGCCTGGGCCGGCACCTGGCACGTGGCCGCCGAGGTCATAGCCTTCAACGGTCAGGACCAGACCGACCCCGACCTGAGCAAGGTCGGCTTCAAGGACCAGAGCGGCCTCGCCAGCACCCGGGTGCAGCGCTACTCCAAGCTGACCGCCAACGCGGGCCCGGAGCCGGTCGTCAAGGGCAAGACCCTGACGGTGAAGGGCAAGCTGTCCCGCGCCAACTGGGAGGACCGCAAGTACCACGGCTACACCAAGCAGCCGGTCAAGCTCCAGTTCCGCAAGAAGGGTTCCAGCACCTACACCACCGTCAAGACGGTCTACACCAACTCGTACGGCAACCTGAAGACCACCACGACCGCCAAGTACGACGGCTACTGGCGCTTCTACTTCGCCGGCACCACGACGACGCCGGCCGTCAAGGCCAAGGGCGACTACGTCGACGTGAAGTAGTCGACGTGAAGTAGTCGACGTGAAGTAGCGGCCGGACGCCCGGCGCGAGAGTCGCGGCCCACCCGCCGCGACTCTCCTCGGCGAAGCTATCCATCCGGCTCACGCTCCCGGCCCCTTCCGACCGTGTGCAGCACCACCCATCGGCGCGTCCCGCCCGAGTCGGGTGCGGGAGTCGGGGAAGCGGTTGCGCCCCAAGAGAACTGACGTTCTGTTAAGGTCCCAGCGCCGCCCCGGCGGCGATCACGGATCGAACAGGATTCTTGGGGGGTCTCTTGTCTGAGCACCAGCATGCCCGCTTCCGGCGGGCCCGCAGTCTGCTCGCCGCACTGGCGGTCTGCACCGCCACGCTCGCCACCGGCGCACCGGCCGCGCACGCGGTCGAGCTGGGCGAACCGTCCGACGTCGCCGTCAAACTGCCGTCCAGCACGTACTCGCGCATGCTGGTCGACCAGGCCCGCCAGCGTGTCTACGTGACCACGGGCGCGCTCAACGCGACCGTGCACGAACTGCTGGTGTACGACTTCGACGGCACCTTGCTGCACACCGTCAAGACCGACGCCCTCGTCGACCCGGGCGCGATGATGCTCTCCGCGGACGGCAAGATCCTTTACGTCGGCGTGGCCAACGGGATCCTGATCTTCAATCCCGACGACTTCGCCTACATCGGTGGCGGATGGTTGCGCAGCGACTTCTTCAAGGGCAGGTGCGCCGGCGACATCGTGGCGACCGGTAGCACGCTCAGGTTCACCCGGATGACCAGTCAGTCGGCCCCGACGGACTGCACTACCGAGCCTCAGGCGCTCTACAGCGGGGCTCTGACAGGCGGCAGCTACTCGGAGAGCATCTCGGGCGAAGTCGACCCGAAGGTCGCCGTCTCGCCCGCCGGCGACAAGGTCGTCGAGGCGTACGCCTTCCCCAGCTCCGGGTCCAAGCTGGCCGTCGGCGTGTGGAACGCGACCACGTCGACCCTCAGCCGGTCGGCCGTGCACGGGTTCGCCGGCCCGGACGACCCGACGACGGTGCCGCGGGACGTGGCGGTGAGCCCCGACGGTGCCCTCGCCCTGGTCGCGGCCGGGGCGTCGGGTACCAAGACGCTCTCCACCAACGACCTGAGCGAAGTGACGCCCGGATACGGGCCGCTGCCCGACGGCACCAGCTCGACGGCGGTCGCCTTCAGCCCGGACGGCACGCTCCTTGCGCGCGGCGGCGCGGTCGACGGCACCGCGGCCGACCTCCTGGTCCAGAGTGCCGATCCCGCCCAGGGCGACGCGCCCCGGGAGTACGCCTTCACTGACGGGACGAGCGGCGGCGACCGCGTGGCCGACCGCGGACTGGCCTTCAGCGCCGACGGCTCCCGGCTGTTCGCCATGACCACCAACGCCGCCGGGGACGCGTACTGGCTCCACGTCATCAGCAACCCCGACGGGCGCTACCACTCCTCCTTCGACACCCCGCTGACCGTGCAGCCCGGCACCCCCTACGCCGGCCAGGCCGTGCAGATCTCCGGGCGGCTGCAGCTGAACGGCCCCGCGCCCAGCACGCCCGTACAAGTGACCGCGGTGCGGCACGACTCGGCCGGCGACCACGTGGTGCCGTCGGCCACCGTCGGCTCGGACGGCACGTTCACCCTGGAGGACACCCCGGCCGTCACCGGGCAGGCCACCTACACCGTCTCCTTCGCGGGCGACTCCGCGCACGACCCCGCCCAGGACGCCACGCTCGCCGTGGATGTGGCCAAGGCGCCCACCGACCTGGCGCTCGACACGCCCACCAAGGCGACCACGTCGGGTGTGGAGATCCACGGCACCCTGACCACGCCGGGGGCCGCGCTGCCGGCCGGTACCACCCTCAACGTGCTCAGGGCGACGAAGAAGGGCGTCATCGACCTGCCCGCCGTCACCGTCGGCTCCGACGGCTCCTTCACGGTGGACGACGTGCCCCCCGCCAAGGGCAGCACCCTCTACAGCGTCTCCTACGGCGGAGACGCGCTGCACGAGGCGTCAGCGGACTGGGTGATCGTCGACGTCACCAAGTGAGCCCAGGCCTAGGACCAGGCCTGGTCCTAGGCCGGCCGGCCCGTGGCGGAGTCTTGCGGATCCGGCAGCACCCCGCAGACAGGGCCCGTGGCCGGCTCTGACGGCCGGTTGGGGCGCACGGCACCCGTGCCGGGTCCGTGATCACTCCGGGAAACGGTGGCCGACCCACTTCCACAGGTACTCCAGGGTTGCCGCCGCCACCACCGCCACGGCCACCGCCGTCCAGGGCATCGCGACGCCGACCAGTTTGAGCGCGAAGAAGCTCTGCAGGGCGGGCACGACCAGGACGACGAGGAACGCCGCGCCCATCGTGGCCACCAAGGTCACCCGCCACCAGGTGTAGGGGCGGGCGATGATCGCCAGGACCCACATGGAGATCAGGAACAGCGTCAGCGTGGCCGCGCTGGTCTCCGCCTCCAGCTGGACCGAGCCCGTGTAGTAGTGGCGGGCGACCAGGTACACCGCGAAGGTCGCCGATCCGGCCACCACACCGCCCGGGATGGCGTACCGCATCACCTGACGCACGAAGTGGGGTCTGGCCCGCTCCTTGTTGGGTGCCAGGGCCAGGAAGAAGGCCGGTACGCCGATGGTGAGTGTGGAGAGCAGGGTCAGGTGCCGCGGCAGGAACGGGTATTCGACCTGCCAGAACACGACCAGGAGCGCCAGCAGCACCGAGTAGACGGTCTTGACCAGGAAGAGGGTCGCCACGCGGGTGATGTTGCCGATCACCCGGCGGCCCTCTCCGACCACCGACGGCAGGACTGCGAAGCTGTTGTTCAGCAGAACGATCTGCGCCACCGCACGGGTCGCCTCCGAACCGGATCCCATGGCCACGCCGATGTCGGCGTCCTTGAGCGCGAGCACGTCGTTCACGCCGTCGCCCGTCATCGCGACCGTGTGCCCGCGTGACTGCAGCGCACCGACCATGTCCCGCTTCTGCCGCGGGGTGACCCGCCCGAACACGGTTCCCTCGTCCAGCGCCTCGGCCATCCGGGCACGGTCGGCGGGCAGCCGCCGCGCGTCCACCGCCTTGCCCTGAAGACCCAGCTTGGCGGCCACCGCCCCGACCGACACCGCGTTGTCGCCGGAGATGACCTTCGCGCGCACGTGCTGGTCCGCGAAGTAGCGCAGGGTGTCGGCAGCGTCCGGCCGCAGCCGCTGTTCGAGGACGACGAGGGCGGTGGGACGGGCGGCCTCGGCTGGTTCCGGGTCATCCAGGTCACGGCTTGCGCGGGCCAGCAGCAGGACCCGCAGCCCCTGCTCGTTGAGGCGCTCGGTCTCGACCAGGGCCGGGGTGCCGGAGTCGAGGAGGACATCGGGGGCGCCCAGCAGCCAGGTGCTGTCTTCTCCGTCGCCCTCGCTGAAGACGGCTCCGCTGTACTTGCGGGCGGAGGAGAAGGGGAGCGACTCGACGCAGCGCCAGTCGTCGTTGTCGGGGTAGGCGTCGATGATCGCCTGGAGGGAGGCGTTGGGGCGTGGGTCGGACTCGCCGAGGGCGCCGAGCACCTTGCGCACGTACGACTCGTCGGCCCCGTCCAGCAGCCGCAGGCCGGTGACGTCCATGCCGCCCTCGGTGAGCGTGCCGGTCTTGTCCAGGCAGACGGTGTCGACGCGGGCCAGCCCCTCGATCGCCGGCAGTTCCTGCACCAGGCACTGTTTGCGGCCCAGTCGGATCACGCCGATCGCGAAGGCGACGGAGGTGAGGAGCACCAGCCCTTCCGGGACCATCGGGACGATGCCGCCAACCGTGCGGGCCACGGAACCCTTGAACTCGTTGTTCTTCACCACGAGCTGGGTGATGATCAGTCCGATCGCGGCCGGGACCATCATCCAGGTGACGTACTTCAGGATCGTGGAGATGCCGGTGCGCAGTTCGGAGTGGACGAGGGTGAAGCGTGAGGCTTCCTCGGCGAGCTGGGCAGCGTAGGCCTCGCGGCCCACCCGGGCGGCGGTGAACGCACCACCGCCGGCGACCACGAAGCTGCCGGACATGACCTGGTCGCCGGGGTGTTTGACGACGGGGTCGGCCTCGCCGGTGAGCAGCGATTCGTCGACCTCGAGGCCGTCTGCCTCCGCGCAGACCCCGTCGACCACGATCTTGTCACCCGGGCCGATCTCTATGAGGTCGTCGAGAACGATCTCATGGGTGGCCACCTCGGTTGCGACACCGTCGCGCCGCACGGTGGGCCGGGCCTCCCCGATCACCGCGAGCGAGTCGAGAGTCTGCTTGGCGCGCCACTCCTGGACGATGCCGATGCCGGTGTTGGCGATGATCACGAAGCCGAAAAGGCTGTCCTGGATCGGTGCCACGGCCAGCATGATCAGCCAGAGCACGCCGATGATCGCGTTGAACCGGGTGAAGACGTTGGCGCGGACGATCTCGCTCAGGGACCGGCTGCTGCGCACCGGAACGTCATTGACCTGGCCGCGCGCGACACGTTCCGCGACTTCGGCCCGGGTCAGTCCGGCCGGTGGGGTTCCGGGTGGGGTTCCCGGGTGCACAGAGCCGAGGTCGGCGCCCGCGTCGATGTGCGACATGTATTCGACGGTACGTGGCCTTTGCCCACCCCGCCTCGTGTTCGGCGGACCGTCCCGGGCATTCCGGCCGTCCCGCGGCCGGGAACGGGCCGGTCCGTCGGATGGCTATTCGACCGGCGCCGGGTCCAGTGTGGCCGCCCGCTTCAGCGCGGCGTCGCGCTTGCGCACGTACCAGATGCCGATGAGTCCCAGTCCGCCCCCGGCCAGGCAGGTCCACAGCCACTGCAGGTGCCCGTGATCGCGGTACCAGCCGTAGAACGGGAGCTGCACCAGGAAGAGGATGAACCACACGATGGTGCCGCCGGTGATGGTGGCGACCACGGGGCCCTCCAGGGGCTCCGGCGCCTCGTGCTTGGGGGTCCACTTAGCCATGGGCACAGCTTAAGGGCCACCGTTGTCTACGCGCGGAGATAGCGATCTGGAACTCATATGTTCATACTGAAGCCGTTTGTCTTCGACCGGCTCTGATCGTAGGAAGCTCCAGCGAGGCTCGGGGGAACCCCGTTGGTGATGAGGTCCCGCATGTCCACCTCGGCTCCCGCCAAGGCCCCCACCCCCGAGAAGCCGAGCCGTGGGCCCGCCTACGGCCTGCTCGACCGCCACTTCAGGATCTCCGAACGCGACAGCTCCGTCGCCCGGGAAGTCCGGGGCGGTTTCGCCACCTTCTTCGCGATGGCCTACATCATCGTGCTGAACCCGATCATCCTCGGGAACGCGAAGGACATGTACGGGCACCACCTGGACAACGGGCAGCTGGTGACGGCGACCGCGCTGACGGCCGCGTTCACCACGCTGCTGATGGGCGTCATCGGCAACGTGCCGATCGCGCTCGCCGCCGGCCTGGGCGTCAACTCGGTCGTCGCGCTCCAGTTGGCGCCCCGCATGTCCTGGCCGGACGCCATGGGCATGGTGGTGCTGGCCGGTTTCGTGGTGATGCTGCTGGTCGCCACGGGGCTGCGCGAGCGCGTGATGAACGCCGTGCCGTACGGCCTGCGCAAGGCGATCTCGATCGGTATCGGCCTGTTCATCATGCTGATCGGCCTCGTCGACTCCGGTTTCGTCAGTCGTATCCCGGACAAGGCCGAGACCACCGTCCCGCTGCAGCTCGGCGCCGGCGGTCACCTCACCGGCTGGCCGGTGCTGATCTTCATCCTGGGCGCGCTGCTCACCTTCGTGCTGATCGTCCGAAAAGTGCCGGGCGCGATCCTCATCTCGATCGTCGGCATGACCCTGCTCGCGGTGATCGCGAACTCGGTCGCCCACATCCCCGGCTGGGGCCTGACGGTGCCCAAGTGGCCGGGCAATCCGGTCGCCTCGCCCGACTTCGGCCTGGTCGGCCACGTCAGCCTCTTCGGTGGCTTCTCCAAGGTCGGCGTGCTGACCGGCGTCCTCTTCGTCTTCACGGTCCTGCTGTCGTGCTTCTTCGACGCGATGGGCACGATCATGGGCGTGAGCGACGAGGCCAAGCTGACCGACGCGGAGGGCCACGTGCCGGGCATCAACAAGGTGCTCTTCATCGACGGCCTCGCCGTCGCGGCGGGCGGTGCCAGCTCCTCCTCGGCCACTACCGCCTTCGTGGAGTCCACGGCGGGTGTCGGCGAGGGTGCCCGCACGGGCCTCGCGAACGTCGTCACGGGCGGCCTCTTCGCGGCAGCCCTCTTCCTCACCCCGGTGGCCACGATGGTCCCGTCCCAGGCGGCGACCCCGGCCCTGGTCGCGGTCGGCTTCCTGATCCTGTCCAGCTCGGTCAAGGAGATCGACTGGGCCGACCACACCATCGCGGTCCCGGCCTTCGTGACCATGCTGATGATGCCGTTCACCTACTCGATCACCAACGGCATCGGCATGGGCTTCATCACCTTCACGATCCTGCGCCTGGCCGTCGGGCGGGCCAGGGAGATCCCGGTCGCGATGTACGTCGTCTCGGCGGTCTTCGCCTTCTACTACCTGATGCCGGCGCTGGGGCTGACCTGAGCCCGCGGTTCACGTGACCGGCCTGCGGGCTCAGGTGACCCCGTAGAACTTCTCCGTCTCCTCGACAGCGGTCTGGAACCGTTCGTCGAAGTCGTCCCGGGTGAGCGTGCGGACCACATAGTCCTGCACGCTCATTCCTCTCTTCGCCGCACGATGCCGGAGCCTTTCGAGCAGCTCCCCGTCTATCCGCAGGCTGAGCACACTGGTCCCCATGCGTACGAGGGATGCCACGTCCAGCCACCCGATGCACCACTTTTCGGAACCGGCTCACTCATATGGGTGATCGGAGGGTTTCCGTGGCGGGCATCACGGGCAGGTACCCACATCCCCGGTGGTCTTTAGGGAGGGTAATGAGTTACCCTAATGAACATGCCGGACCTTAGCCATGGTGACGACGCTGCCGCCGTGAACTCCCTCCGCTCAGCCGTGATGCGGCTGTCCCGTCGGCTCAAGCACCAGCGGGTGGATGAGTCACTGAGCCCCACCGAGATGTCGGTGCTCGGCACCCTCGCCCGATGTGGCACCGCCACCCCGGGCGAACTGGCCCGCAAGGAACACGTCCAGCCCCCGTCGATGACCCGGATCGTCGCGATGCTCGAAGCCAAGGGGCTGGTCCGGTTGGAGCCGCACCCCGAGGACCGGCGCCAGAAGGTCGTCACCCAGACCGAGCAGGCCGAAGCCATGCTCGACGAGAGCCGCCGCAAGCGCAACGCGTTCCTGGCAGGGCTCGTGGAGGACCTCGACGACGAGGAATGGGCCAGACTGCGCGCCGCCGCCCCCGTGCTGGAGAAGCTCGCACATCTGTAAGCAAGACGTCCGAGGAGGCGAACCCCTTTGAGTACGGGATCCGGAACACCTTCCGCCCCCGCACCGGCCACCGCTACCACCAACCCCGCCACCGCACGTGCCTCGCGCACGTCCTCGATGTTCAGCTCCCTGAAGATCCGGAACTACCGCCTGTTCTTCATCGGCCAGGTGGTCTCCAACACGGGCACCTGGATGCAGCGCATCGCCCAGGACTGGCTCGTCCTCAGCCTCACCGGCTCCTCCGCGGCCGTCGGCATCACGACGGCCCTGCAGTTCCTGCCGATGCTCCTCTTCGGCCTCTACGGCGGCGTCCTCGTGGACCGCCTGCCCAAGCGCCCCACCCTCCTGGTCACCCAGTCCGCCATGGCCGTGACCGGCCTCACCCTCGCGTTCCTGACCCTCTCCGGTCACGTCCAGGTCTGGCACGTCTACCTCGCCGCCTTCGCCGTCGGCCTCGCCACGGTGGTCGACAACCCGGCCCGCCAGTCCTTCGTCTCTGAGATGGTCGGCCCCGAGCAGCTGCAGAACGCGGTCAGCCTCAACTCCGCGAACTTCCAGTCCGCCCGCCTGGTCGGGCCCGCCGTCGCCGGCCTCATGATCACCGGCGTGGGGACCGGCTGGGCGTTCCTCGCCAACGGGCTGTCCTTCGCCGCGCCCATCGCGGGCCTGCTCCTGATGCATGCACGCGAGCTCCACGTGGTCGAGCGCGCGCCCCGGGGGAAGGGCCAGCTCCGGGAGGGCCTGCACTACGTCGCCGGCCGCCCCGAGCTGATCTGGCCGATCATCCTCGTGGGCTTCATCGGCACGTTCGGTTTCAACTTCCCGGTGTGGCTCTCGGCCTACGCGGACGACGTCTTCCACTCCGGTGCCGGCGCGTACAGCCTCTTCAACACCCTGATGGCCGTCGGCTCGCTGGGCGGTGCCCTGCTGGCCGCCCGGCGCGGCACGGCCCGGCTGCGCGTCCTGATCGCCGCCGCCCTGGCCTTCGGCACGCTGGAGGTCCTGGCTTCGGCGGTCCCACAGTACTGGTTGTTCACGCTGCTCATGATTCCGATCGGCGTCTGCGGCCTGACCGTGAACGTCACCGCGAACACCGCTGTGCAGATGGCCACCGACCCGGCCATGCGCGGTCGGGTGATGGCCCTGTTCATGATGGTGTTCGTCGGCGGTACCCCGCTGGGCGCACCGGTCGTCGGCTGGATCACCGACACCTACGGAGCCCGGATCGGCTTCGCGTTCGGCGGAGCGGTCTCGGCCGTCGCGGCCGCCGCCATCGGTCTCGTCCTGGCCCGCGTCGGGGGGCTGCGCCTGGCGGTGGGCTGGCACCACGGCCACCCACGGGTGCGGTTCGTGCCCCGCAAGCCCCGGCGGCACCTGGCGACCGCGTCGTAACCGGCCGTGGGGGAGGCCGCCGGTCCTGAGGGAGGGGTCGCCCCCCGGGCTGCCGCTCAGCCGCCGCAGCGACGTGGTGGCGGCGGGTGCGGCCGGGCGAGACGCCCATGCGCAGGGTGAGGGCGGTGCGTCCGTGCGTGGTGGGGCACGGAGGCACACTGGCTCCATGAGACTCTTCGCCGCCGTCCTGCCCCCGGACGACGTCGCGCGTGAACTCGCCAAGGAAGTGGCCCGGTTGAAGCGGCTGCCCGGTGCCGAGAGGCTGCGCTGGACCAGCCGCCCCGGCTGGCACTTCACCCTCGCCTTCTACGGTGAGGTCGCCGATGAACTCGTACCCGGCCTGTCGGAACGCCTGGAGCGCGCGGCCCGCCGCTCCGCCCCGCTCCGGCTGGCCCTCTCCGGCGGCGGCCAGTTCGGGCGCGGCAAGATCCTCTGGACGGGTGCCCAGGGAGACGTGAAGGCGCTGCGGCTGCTGGCCGGCCGGGCGGAGGCGGCAGCCCGCAGGGCGGGCGTGCCGATGACGGAGCACCGCCGGTACCTGGCCCACCTGACGCTGGCGCGGGGCCGGGACGGAGCGGATACGCGACCCTGCGTGGCCGCCCTCGCGGACTTCACCACACGTGCCTGGACCGTGGCCGACCTGGCGCTGGTCCGCAGTGAGCTGCCGAGGTCCGGGGTGCCGGGCGAACAGCCGCGGTACGAGACGGTCGCCCGTTGGGTTCTCGGCGGGTCCGGTTAGGCTCGATGGTGTGGACCCGAAAACCCGGAACCGGATCATGGCCGGTGCGCTT contains:
- the thpR gene encoding RNA 2',3'-cyclic phosphodiesterase — encoded protein: MRLFAAVLPPDDVARELAKEVARLKRLPGAERLRWTSRPGWHFTLAFYGEVADELVPGLSERLERAARRSAPLRLALSGGGQFGRGKILWTGAQGDVKALRLLAGRAEAAARRAGVPMTEHRRYLAHLTLARGRDGADTRPCVAALADFTTRAWTVADLALVRSELPRSGVPGEQPRYETVARWVLGGSG